A region from the Flavobacterium enshiense genome encodes:
- the polA gene encoding DNA polymerase I — MMSQKRLFLLDAYALIFRGYYAFIKNPRINSKGVDTSAVLGFMNSLLDVIRREKPDHLAVAFDKGGSVVRSEMFAEYKANRDATPEAIKIAVPYIQDFLRAMHIPIIEEAGYEADDLIGTLAKQAEKEGYQVFMVTPDKDFGQLVSENIFMYRPARLGNDIEIWGVPEVLEKFEIQDPLQVIDYLGMMGDAVDNIPGLPGVGEKTAKKLLAEFGSMENLLANTDKLKGALKTKIEANKEQGVLSKKLATILLDCPVTFNETDYELSKPDVEKTDALFIELEFRQMRTQFDKLFGGGKEYDEINGNGDTAPKAAKKTAKNEDQFSLFDSGDSEAPAGHHSYYNTLENTNHHYEIVQGNLGVQLFMQTLLQQKSVCFDTETTGIDALNAELVGMSFSWEKGKAFYLPFPQNQEEAKALLQKIVPFFENEEIEKIGQNIKYDLKILANYGVPVKGKLFDTMIAHYLINPDMRHNMDVLSETYLKYSPMPIENLIGKKGKNQKSMRDVPLEDIKEYAAEDADITLQLKEVFDPKLDSTGTKKLFEEIEIPLIEVLAAMEREGIRLDVDYLKSMSKDMDFEIKELEQKIYETAGEKFNLASPKQLGEVLFDKMKIGGTKQKKTKTGQYATGEEVLSYLANEHEIVRQILEWRQMVKLQSTYIISLPEQVDEGTNRVHTDYMQTVAATGRLSSNNPNLQNIPIRTERGRLIRKAFIAKDENYTLLSADYSQIELRVIAAMSGEENMIKAFQHGEDIHKSTAAKVFHVPLEEVTKEQRSHAKTVNFGIIYGVSAFGLSNQTNLSRSESAALIEAYYKTYPRLREYIKEQIEFARSHGYVQTVSGRRRYLKDINSANAVVRGAAERNAVNAPIQGSAADIIKIAMINIHKKLTSENWKSKMLLQVHDELVFDVHNSELEKIKPMIKYEMENAFKLAVPFEVDLGTGRDWLEAH, encoded by the coding sequence ATCATGTCGCAAAAACGCCTTTTCCTTTTAGATGCTTACGCCTTAATTTTCCGTGGCTATTACGCTTTCATCAAAAATCCACGAATCAATTCCAAAGGAGTCGATACTTCGGCTGTACTAGGATTCATGAATTCGTTGCTTGATGTTATCAGACGTGAAAAACCGGATCATTTGGCCGTGGCTTTCGACAAAGGAGGCAGTGTGGTACGCAGTGAAATGTTTGCCGAATATAAAGCCAACCGTGATGCGACTCCGGAAGCCATTAAAATAGCTGTTCCCTACATACAGGATTTCCTTCGTGCTATGCATATTCCCATTATTGAAGAAGCTGGATACGAAGCCGATGATTTGATCGGAACATTGGCCAAACAAGCCGAGAAAGAAGGTTATCAGGTTTTCATGGTAACTCCCGATAAAGATTTCGGGCAATTGGTTTCCGAAAATATTTTCATGTACCGCCCTGCACGTTTAGGGAACGACATCGAAATTTGGGGTGTTCCGGAAGTATTGGAAAAATTTGAAATACAAGACCCTTTACAGGTAATTGATTATTTAGGCATGATGGGTGATGCCGTTGACAACATTCCGGGATTACCGGGGGTGGGAGAAAAAACTGCGAAGAAATTATTGGCGGAATTTGGTTCCATGGAAAACCTACTTGCCAATACAGATAAATTGAAAGGCGCTTTGAAAACGAAAATCGAAGCCAACAAAGAACAGGGAGTCTTATCCAAAAAACTGGCCACCATCCTACTCGATTGCCCGGTAACGTTTAACGAAACCGATTATGAATTAAGTAAACCCGACGTAGAAAAAACCGACGCCCTTTTCATCGAACTGGAATTCCGTCAGATGCGAACCCAATTCGACAAACTTTTCGGCGGCGGTAAAGAATATGACGAAATAAATGGAAATGGAGACACTGCCCCAAAAGCAGCAAAGAAGACAGCTAAAAACGAGGATCAGTTTTCGCTTTTTGACAGTGGCGACAGCGAAGCACCGGCAGGACATCATAGTTATTACAATACGCTTGAAAACACCAATCACCACTACGAAATCGTTCAGGGCAATTTGGGTGTTCAACTTTTCATGCAGACATTATTACAGCAGAAATCGGTTTGTTTCGACACCGAAACTACCGGAATCGATGCCCTTAATGCCGAATTGGTAGGAATGTCATTCTCCTGGGAAAAAGGAAAAGCATTCTACCTTCCGTTTCCACAAAATCAGGAAGAAGCCAAAGCTTTATTGCAAAAAATAGTACCGTTTTTTGAAAATGAAGAAATCGAAAAAATCGGTCAAAACATAAAATACGACCTTAAAATACTGGCAAATTATGGCGTACCTGTAAAAGGAAAACTTTTCGACACCATGATTGCCCACTATCTGATTAATCCGGACATGCGTCACAATATGGACGTTTTATCGGAAACCTATTTAAAATATTCTCCGATGCCGATTGAAAACTTAATCGGTAAAAAAGGAAAAAACCAGAAATCGATGCGTGATGTACCTTTGGAAGACATCAAAGAATATGCAGCCGAAGATGCCGACATCACCTTACAACTGAAAGAAGTTTTCGACCCAAAACTAGATAGTACTGGCACCAAAAAACTGTTCGAAGAAATCGAAATTCCGTTAATCGAAGTCCTAGCCGCGATGGAACGGGAAGGAATCCGTTTGGATGTGGATTATCTGAAATCGATGTCGAAAGATATGGATTTCGAAATCAAAGAGTTGGAGCAGAAAATTTATGAAACTGCCGGCGAGAAATTCAATCTGGCTTCACCGAAACAGTTGGGCGAAGTACTTTTCGATAAGATGAAAATCGGAGGCACTAAACAAAAGAAAACCAAAACCGGACAATATGCAACCGGCGAGGAAGTACTGAGTTATTTGGCCAACGAACACGAAATCGTTCGTCAGATTCTCGAATGGCGCCAGATGGTAAAACTGCAAAGCACTTACATCATATCCTTACCGGAACAGGTCGACGAAGGAACAAACCGCGTTCACACCGATTACATGCAGACGGTAGCAGCCACAGGTCGTTTGAGCTCAAATAACCCGAATCTGCAGAACATCCCCATCCGTACCGAAAGAGGTCGACTAATCCGAAAAGCCTTTATAGCTAAAGACGAAAACTATACTCTATTATCTGCCGATTACTCTCAAATTGAATTGCGTGTCATTGCCGCCATGAGTGGTGAAGAAAACATGATAAAAGCCTTCCAGCACGGAGAGGACATTCATAAAAGTACAGCCGCCAAAGTGTTCCATGTGCCTTTGGAAGAAGTGACGAAAGAACAGCGTAGCCATGCCAAAACTGTGAACTTCGGAATCATTTACGGGGTTTCCGCTTTTGGATTGAGCAATCAGACGAATTTATCACGCAGTGAAAGTGCCGCTTTGATAGAAGCGTATTACAAAACCTATCCGAGATTGCGCGAATACATTAAGGAACAGATTGAATTCGCCAGAAGCCATGGCTATGTACAAACCGTTTCCGGACGTCGCCGTTACCTGAAAGACATCAATTCAGCAAACGCAGTGGTGCGTGGTGCTGCCGAACGAAATGCCGTAAACGCGCCAATTCAGGGAAGTGCGGCCGATATCATCAAAATTGCGATGATCAATATCCACAAAAAACTGACTTCCGAAAACTGGAAATCAAAAATGTTGTTACAGGTACACGATGAGCTTGTTTTCGACGTTCACAACAGCGAATTGGAAAAAATCAAACCGATGATCAAATACGAAATGGAAAACGCTTTCAAATTAGCCGTTCCGTTCGAAGTGGATCTAGGAACCGGAAGAGACTGGCTGGAGGCACATTAA
- a CDS encoding serine hydrolase domain-containing protein has protein sequence MKKVLLAISFFITLNIAAQENARFRKIDSLLSYLNHNNRFLGQISIREGDNVVFEKAYGLPSAKKEEQPNKNTKYKIGSVTKTFTAVMIMQLVEEKRLKLDQTLSKFYPQIPNADKITINDLLRHRSGIVDYVNADSTTNMTASIGKKEMLTKIAAYKPLFAPNSKAEYSNSNYYLLGCIVEDITKTSYKDNLKNRIVDRLKLKNTYIVDKVDPKRNEALSYSYKGEQWQAVPEWDMSLPFAAGSISSTANDLTMLLRSIFNGKLLKPTSVDEMTQLKESYGIGLVTFPFGERKFFGHTGGIEGYKSVVGYYPAEKLGVSLIVNGDNYNRNDIMIGILSIYYKMPYTFPNLKTVKVDEKILKSYEGTYSSKEIPMKINIKVDKGQIIAQATGQGAFPLNAVSETEFVFDPGGVNMTFGQKTMVLKQGGMEIKFNKE, from the coding sequence ATGAAAAAAGTCCTTTTGGCAATTTCATTCTTTATCACACTGAATATTGCAGCCCAGGAGAACGCGCGTTTCCGAAAAATAGACAGCCTGCTTAGCTATCTGAACCATAACAACCGCTTTTTAGGACAAATCAGCATCCGCGAAGGAGATAATGTGGTTTTTGAAAAAGCATACGGTTTACCTTCAGCCAAAAAGGAAGAGCAGCCCAACAAGAACACGAAATACAAGATAGGATCGGTCACCAAAACCTTCACAGCAGTGATGATCATGCAGCTTGTAGAAGAAAAAAGACTGAAACTTGACCAAACGCTTTCAAAATTTTACCCACAAATCCCCAATGCGGATAAAATCACTATCAACGATTTATTACGCCATCGTTCCGGAATCGTCGACTATGTAAATGCCGACAGCACCACAAACATGACTGCATCCATCGGCAAAAAAGAAATGTTGACCAAGATTGCCGCCTATAAACCACTTTTCGCACCTAATTCCAAAGCAGAATACAGCAACTCCAACTATTACCTTTTAGGCTGTATCGTGGAAGACATTACTAAAACATCCTATAAAGACAATTTGAAAAACAGGATTGTCGACAGGCTAAAGCTAAAAAACACCTATATAGTAGACAAAGTCGATCCAAAACGAAACGAAGCATTGTCCTATTCTTATAAAGGAGAACAATGGCAAGCCGTCCCGGAATGGGACATGTCATTACCGTTTGCTGCCGGATCCATTTCCTCAACAGCTAACGACCTGACCATGTTGTTACGCAGTATCTTTAACGGCAAACTGTTGAAACCAACATCAGTAGACGAAATGACACAACTAAAAGAAAGTTACGGCATCGGACTGGTGACATTTCCTTTTGGAGAGCGCAAATTTTTCGGTCATACGGGAGGTATCGAAGGTTATAAATCGGTAGTCGGGTATTATCCGGCCGAAAAACTCGGCGTTTCCTTAATCGTGAACGGCGACAACTACAACCGAAACGACATCATGATTGGTATCCTGAGCATCTATTACAAAATGCCATATACATTTCCGAATCTGAAAACGGTGAAAGTCGATGAAAAAATCCTTAAATCATATGAAGGAACTTATTCATCAAAAGAAATCCCCATGAAGATCAACATTAAAGTAGATAAAGGACAGATCATTGCACAAGCTACCGGACAAGGGGCTTTCCCTTTAAATGCGGTTAGCGAAACGGAATTTGTCTTTGATCCGGGCGGCGTGAACATGACATTCGGCCAAAAAACAATGGTATTAAAGCAGGGAGGCATGGAAATTAAGTTTAACAAAGAGTAA